In one window of Puniceicoccaceae bacterium DNA:
- a CDS encoding DMT family transporter translates to MVWVGLFLGIVACSSSVIFIKSTTMDPAYLAGLRLLMASLLLAPWFIRDCRRAGNIQFRRIWLSSLPAGFFLAAHFITWNEGVRLTLAAHGTLIVNMVPIALPFLLWLTHRERVNRVEVVATLVSMAGIAILAMNDYHFSREHMMGDLICFASMLLFAAYLSLGRKNRSAHSVFVYIVPVYVSASAMCLAVSLLRFEQLLDNGPRDYLMALLLALIPGAMGHTLINNAMRHLRGQIVGVMNVSQFLFAGVLAFWVFGEAPNAVFYLVSTFIVASCVVAILTHRRPQMIDPSGKTTGSENEPVTPASTPS, encoded by the coding sequence ATGGTTTGGGTCGGACTTTTTCTTGGCATTGTTGCCTGTTCGTCATCGGTGATTTTCATCAAATCCACGACGATGGATCCTGCCTACCTCGCGGGTCTTCGACTGCTCATGGCATCCTTGTTGCTGGCTCCCTGGTTTATTCGGGACTGTCGTCGGGCAGGCAATATTCAGTTTCGGCGAATCTGGCTTTCCTCCCTTCCGGCAGGCTTTTTTCTCGCGGCGCATTTCATCACCTGGAACGAGGGTGTGCGGTTGACGCTGGCGGCTCATGGAACCCTGATTGTCAACATGGTACCCATCGCACTACCGTTTTTGCTGTGGCTGACGCACCGCGAGCGGGTGAACCGAGTGGAGGTGGTCGCGACCCTGGTTTCGATGGCGGGCATCGCGATACTGGCGATGAATGACTACCACTTCTCCCGGGAGCACATGATGGGAGATCTCATCTGTTTTGCATCGATGTTGCTCTTTGCTGCCTATCTGTCGCTTGGGCGCAAGAACCGCAGCGCACATTCCGTCTTTGTTTACATTGTTCCAGTCTATGTGAGTGCATCAGCCATGTGCCTCGCGGTCAGCCTTCTTCGATTTGAGCAGCTTCTGGACAATGGTCCTCGCGATTACCTGATGGCTTTGTTGTTGGCACTGATCCCGGGTGCGATGGGTCATACACTGATCAATAATGCGATGCGTCACCTCCGCGGGCAAATTGTCGGTGTGATGAATGTGAGTCAGTTTCTGTTTGCGGGTGTGCTGGCATTTTGGGTGTTTGGCGAAGCCCCGAATGCAGTCTTCTATCTCGTCAGCACCTTTATTGTCGCGTCCTGCGTGGTGGCGATTCTGACCCACCGCAGACCGCAAATGATCGATCCAAGCGGCAAGACGACTGGTTCTGAGAACGAACCTGTCACTCCGGCGTCAACGCCTTCATAG
- a CDS encoding thioredoxin family protein gives MKPVFFLFLSLFLCAASVSYARLEPGDSVSKMRLELGEPTAEILRGTTTIYSYPQGGVHVRDGRVVRLSEGFYGSADQIIRQSGESSWQRNLSETNHGAESSGGATSAPEARQSDTGLSWYSDWKQASEVAVQEQRPLLVVISSAEDCSSCREWERHFRSPEFVHYAQDFLVLLWFEAPQLEGSSSAGEIFPDGEPLQQRPVSTIPELRVFAPDLSEIGWLGYEPMQTIEFVEAVHGLFELDPETAEKWGRSILEDEFGDTLDRLLWIEGISGSAILLSAQIFAGCVLTFLLIRRWMRK, from the coding sequence ATGAAACCTGTCTTTTTTCTGTTTCTGAGTCTATTTCTGTGTGCTGCAAGTGTCAGCTATGCCAGACTGGAACCGGGTGACAGCGTCAGCAAAATGCGCTTGGAGCTGGGGGAGCCGACAGCAGAAATCCTGCGGGGAACGACCACGATCTACAGCTATCCACAGGGTGGCGTGCATGTGAGGGATGGACGGGTGGTGCGATTGAGTGAAGGCTTTTATGGCAGTGCTGACCAGATCATCCGGCAATCTGGAGAAAGCTCCTGGCAGCGCAATTTGTCCGAAACAAACCATGGTGCTGAGTCATCGGGCGGCGCAACTTCTGCCCCTGAGGCAAGACAGTCGGATACCGGACTGTCTTGGTACAGCGATTGGAAGCAGGCAAGCGAAGTGGCCGTTCAAGAGCAGCGTCCATTGCTCGTCGTGATTTCGAGTGCAGAGGACTGTTCTTCCTGTCGGGAATGGGAGCGACATTTTCGCAGTCCCGAATTTGTCCATTACGCGCAGGATTTTCTGGTGTTGTTGTGGTTTGAAGCACCGCAACTCGAGGGATCATCGAGTGCAGGCGAGATATTTCCGGATGGCGAACCTTTGCAGCAGCGTCCCGTGTCCACCATTCCAGAACTGCGGGTATTTGCACCGGATCTGAGCGAAATCGGCTGGCTTGGTTACGAGCCGATGCAGACGATAGAGTTTGTGGAGGCTGTGCATGGACTGTTTGAACTGGATCCCGAAACCGCCGAGAAATGGGGGAGGTCGATTCTCGAAGATGAGTTTGGGGACACCCTTGATCGCCTGCTGTGGATCGAGGGGATCAGTGGCAGCGCAATCCTGCTTTCGGCGCAGATCTTTGCGGGCTGCGTACTGACTTTCCTGTTGATTCGTCGATGGATGCGCAAATAA
- a CDS encoding sulfite exporter TauE/SafE family protein produces MMLGLDLMDCAIGILAALLVGLGKGGLPGAGNLSVILMAMIFPSRESVGILLPILICADVVAVAVYHSHTQWTHLWRLLPWTLLGVVAGAFVFQNMDDALLTRVIGAILLLMVALTPLRKYFQQHPDELPGQRLTFKQQAFVGSTGVLGGVATMVANAAGPVIGIYLMMSRLPKFAFIGTAAWFFFIINLCKMPIQVGIGNITWASLKLSAGFGVFAVVAAMIAPRLMKWVPQHIFSFLVWLFIVVAGVKMLLF; encoded by the coding sequence ATGATGCTCGGACTCGACCTGATGGATTGTGCAATTGGCATACTCGCGGCATTGCTGGTGGGACTGGGGAAAGGTGGACTTCCGGGTGCCGGAAACCTTTCTGTCATTCTCATGGCCATGATCTTCCCAAGCCGGGAATCGGTTGGCATTCTCTTGCCCATCCTCATCTGTGCCGATGTGGTGGCCGTAGCGGTCTATCATTCCCACACCCAGTGGACACACCTGTGGCGACTGCTTCCCTGGACCCTGCTCGGGGTGGTGGCAGGGGCTTTTGTTTTTCAAAACATGGACGACGCACTGCTGACACGCGTGATCGGTGCCATTTTGCTGCTCATGGTCGCACTGACACCCCTGCGCAAGTATTTCCAGCAACACCCGGATGAACTTCCCGGACAACGCCTGACCTTCAAGCAGCAGGCCTTCGTCGGATCGACAGGTGTGCTCGGAGGCGTCGCCACCATGGTGGCCAACGCAGCAGGCCCGGTCATCGGTATCTATCTGATGATGTCACGCCTTCCCAAATTTGCCTTCATCGGCACGGCAGCCTGGTTTTTCTTCATCATCAACCTGTGCAAGATGCCCATCCAGGTCGGCATTGGCAACATCACATGGGCGTCACTGAAGTTGAGTGCCGGATTTGGCGTTTTTGCCGTAGTCGCAGCCATGATCGCACCTCGCCTCATGAAGTGGGTGCCCCAGCACATTTTCAGCTTTCTGGTGTGGCTTTTCATTGTTGTCGCAGGGGTGAAAATGCTGTTGTTTTGA
- a CDS encoding YraN family protein, protein MFSHLRIRLRSLFAAISNPVAHDRRSMGQLGEQLAAQFLKRHARFKVLASNWSNGQQEIDLVCREGNVLVFVEVRARQDGARVPGFASLTRKKRRNLRKAAYAYLRTLRPRPRTYRYDAVELRMQGTDATEIHHFRNIDVF, encoded by the coding sequence ATGTTCTCCCATCTGCGCATCCGCCTGCGATCCCTCTTCGCGGCAATCTCCAATCCTGTCGCCCACGACCGCAGAAGCATGGGACAACTCGGCGAACAGCTGGCCGCCCAATTCCTGAAACGCCACGCCAGATTCAAGGTGCTGGCAAGCAACTGGAGCAACGGTCAGCAGGAGATTGATCTGGTCTGTCGGGAGGGGAACGTTCTGGTTTTTGTGGAGGTCCGTGCCCGACAGGATGGAGCACGGGTACCCGGCTTTGCATCGCTAACCCGCAAGAAACGACGCAACCTGCGCAAGGCAGCCTACGCCTACCTGCGAACCCTGCGACCCCGACCCCGCACCTACCGTTACGATGCCGTTGAGTTGCGCATGCAGGGGACAGATGCGACTGAGATTCATCACTTTCGCAACATCGATGTATTCTGA
- a CDS encoding cytochrome c — MHSRSSQVSSNQQIQSLIGIWGSILVFTLVVTSVRWLNPEQSALVRTAPAMTVAGGTVPELPPASQEFTEVSSANPMVRKTYQLHCASCHGMPGEPRVAGLTGSDLFDGQSERPFTRESILQILREGLLEKGMLPMTALLSESEIEAIADFLLEQQPG; from the coding sequence ATGCACAGCCGGTCATCGCAGGTTTCCTCGAATCAGCAGATCCAGAGTCTCATAGGAATATGGGGGAGCATCCTTGTTTTTACCTTGGTCGTGACGTCGGTGCGCTGGCTGAATCCAGAGCAGAGTGCACTGGTGCGAACGGCACCAGCTATGACTGTTGCGGGTGGCACTGTGCCGGAGTTGCCTCCGGCATCGCAGGAGTTCACGGAGGTGTCCAGTGCGAATCCCATGGTGCGGAAAACCTACCAATTGCACTGTGCTTCCTGTCACGGTATGCCGGGTGAGCCGCGGGTGGCGGGCCTGACCGGCAGTGATTTGTTTGACGGGCAGTCGGAGCGACCCTTCACACGGGAGTCGATTCTGCAAATTCTAAGGGAGGGGTTGCTGGAGAAGGGCATGCTTCCGATGACGGCACTGCTCAGTGAATCTGAAATCGAAGCCATTGCGGATTTTCTGTTGGAGCAACAGCCGGGCTGA
- the zwf gene encoding glucose-6-phosphate dehydrogenase, whose translation MAENQRHPFLTGLSKHRGANPTILVIFGASGDLTQRKLIPALYNLGVDNLLPSDFTLIGFGRKEIPNPEFRQFARDAVETFSRRGLDKDIWERIEPNIEYLAGSYDDLNAFQRLHDRVHEIEAEHDRQFQLLYYISTPPSVFEPIVTNLGESKLSRHGHSSGLKPKIVIEKPFGKDLETARELNRTILQQFDEDQVYRIDHYLGKETVQDLLVQRFANAIFEPIWNREYVSCVQITVAEQLGVGSRAGYYDQSGALRDMIQNHTMQLLSLTAMEPPVSLDPESIRDEKVKVLKAIQPLELRKDGGDAVRAQYREGLVEGKRVPGYLDEQDVPQRSTTESYAALRLFINNWRWKGVPFYLRSGKRMARRISEIAIEFKRPPGILFSEGNRFDLSPNVMVIRVQPDEGVTLLLNSKIPGLETRTQPVKMHFNYSTTYGSNTPEAYERLILDALVGDSTLFIRGDETEESWRIITPLLDYWKEHGQQGLETYSAGSWGPLAAERMLWDLRHEWRRPSV comes from the coding sequence ATGGCTGAGAACCAACGACATCCGTTCCTGACAGGGCTTAGCAAACACCGCGGGGCTAACCCAACGATCCTCGTGATCTTCGGTGCCTCCGGAGACCTCACGCAGCGCAAGCTCATTCCTGCGCTCTACAACCTGGGAGTGGATAATCTGCTGCCCTCAGACTTCACCCTCATCGGATTTGGCCGCAAGGAGATTCCCAATCCGGAGTTCCGTCAGTTCGCGCGCGATGCCGTCGAAACCTTCTCGCGCCGGGGTCTCGACAAAGACATCTGGGAACGCATCGAACCCAATATCGAATACCTCGCTGGTTCCTACGACGATCTGAATGCCTTTCAACGCCTGCACGACCGCGTACACGAAATTGAGGCCGAACATGATCGCCAGTTCCAGCTGCTCTACTACATTTCAACACCACCGAGCGTGTTCGAACCCATTGTCACCAATCTGGGCGAAAGCAAGCTGTCCCGCCACGGGCACTCCTCTGGACTCAAACCCAAAATCGTAATCGAAAAACCGTTCGGCAAGGATCTTGAAACGGCACGGGAACTCAACCGAACCATCCTTCAACAGTTCGACGAAGATCAGGTCTACCGCATCGACCACTATCTGGGCAAAGAAACGGTGCAGGATCTGCTCGTACAGCGTTTTGCCAACGCCATTTTTGAACCCATCTGGAACCGCGAATACGTGAGCTGTGTGCAGATCACGGTAGCAGAGCAGCTCGGCGTCGGATCGCGCGCTGGCTACTACGACCAGAGCGGTGCCCTGCGCGACATGATTCAGAATCACACGATGCAGCTGCTCTCCCTCACGGCGATGGAACCACCCGTGTCGCTCGACCCCGAGTCCATCCGCGATGAGAAAGTGAAGGTGCTCAAGGCCATCCAGCCACTGGAGCTTCGCAAGGATGGGGGAGATGCCGTGCGCGCCCAGTATCGGGAAGGTCTGGTGGAGGGCAAGCGCGTCCCGGGATACCTCGACGAGCAGGACGTTCCCCAGCGCTCCACAACCGAAAGCTATGCCGCGCTTCGCCTGTTCATCAACAACTGGCGATGGAAGGGAGTCCCGTTCTACCTGCGCTCAGGCAAGCGCATGGCCCGGCGCATCAGTGAAATCGCCATCGAATTCAAACGCCCCCCCGGCATCCTGTTCAGTGAAGGCAACCGATTCGACCTGTCGCCCAATGTCATGGTGATTCGCGTGCAGCCCGACGAAGGAGTGACTCTGCTGCTCAACTCCAAAATCCCCGGTTTGGAAACGCGAACCCAGCCGGTGAAAATGCATTTCAACTACTCAACGACCTACGGCTCCAATACTCCGGAAGCCTACGAGCGCCTCATCCTTGATGCTCTCGTCGGAGACAGTACGCTCTTCATACGTGGTGATGAAACAGAGGAATCCTGGCGCATCATCACGCCGCTTCTTGACTATTGGAAAGAACATGGGCAACAGGGTCTCGAAACCTACTCGGCAGGCTCATGGGGACCGCTCGCCGCCGAACGCATGCTCTGGGATCTTCGTCACGAGTGGCGTCGCCCCAGCGTCTGA
- a CDS encoding glucose-6-phosphate dehydrogenase assembly protein OpcA, protein MASILDNLPGVPMPISEISRQLREMWRGDEDSKTSAPSEFRASQLNLILHVGWDTSESEAQSLFEAAIQFTQRHPGRILFLAPSEDAGEADVLKGKLFTQCYIGESHREMCCCEAVLLEYASSEPRSLFNQVSVWLESDLPIYHWFHRMPVKAVKNKYLAFVKNSKRILYDSAVESDDYQEIPTPDPWRIRDLADARMLPIKQSIGQVLSTFDPALIVDGLHTIEVRSHKAHRANAHQLRNWLERCLDQTPAFLGTKPSVPFRCCELECEDTSLEVEFLYDNAQRFHWILCASGNEATSTSVLGNRSGTHHASFRPLEPVSVLAEAIFFGR, encoded by the coding sequence ATGGCTTCCATTTTAGACAATCTACCCGGCGTTCCCATGCCGATCTCCGAAATCTCCCGCCAACTGAGAGAAATGTGGCGTGGCGACGAGGATTCGAAGACCTCTGCTCCCTCAGAGTTTCGCGCCTCACAGCTCAATCTCATCCTTCACGTGGGTTGGGATACCAGTGAATCCGAGGCCCAGTCCCTCTTTGAGGCTGCGATCCAGTTTACGCAACGCCATCCTGGCCGCATTCTGTTTTTGGCCCCCTCTGAAGATGCCGGAGAGGCCGATGTGCTCAAGGGCAAACTGTTCACTCAGTGTTACATTGGTGAGAGTCACCGGGAAATGTGCTGCTGTGAGGCTGTACTGTTGGAATATGCATCGAGCGAACCTCGTTCGCTGTTCAACCAGGTATCGGTGTGGCTGGAAAGCGACCTCCCGATCTATCACTGGTTCCACCGCATGCCCGTAAAGGCCGTGAAGAACAAATACCTCGCATTTGTGAAAAACTCGAAGCGCATCCTGTACGACTCCGCCGTGGAGAGCGATGACTATCAGGAAATCCCAACCCCAGACCCCTGGCGCATCCGGGACCTTGCAGATGCACGCATGCTCCCGATCAAGCAATCCATCGGACAAGTCCTCAGTACGTTTGACCCCGCACTCATTGTGGATGGACTGCACACCATCGAAGTGCGCTCCCATAAAGCCCATCGTGCCAATGCTCACCAATTGCGCAACTGGCTCGAACGCTGTCTTGATCAAACACCCGCATTTCTCGGCACAAAACCCTCGGTCCCTTTCCGGTGCTGCGAATTGGAATGCGAGGATACCAGCCTTGAGGTCGAGTTTCTGTATGACAATGCGCAGCGGTTTCACTGGATACTCTGTGCATCGGGAAACGAGGCAACCTCAACCTCCGTCCTGGGTAATCGCAGCGGCACCCACCACGCCAGCTTTCGCCCGCTCGAACCTGTCAGCGTACTCGCAGAGGCGATCTTTTTCGGTCGCTGA
- a CDS encoding lipid A deacylase LpxR family protein — protein sequence MLVRTELLVFVMLSGGVVTPAQAEVHQEAGEAGGFWRVEIGNDAFLKEDSNFTSGLSIQFFDDLRAADGENFGSGNAFNWPLRWVAGSRKSGWIREGYAVGQLLVTPGDLQAETWEEGELPYGSTLTLSKIWQFFNEEEQRALQLTAGVLGDESAGGRIQDFVHSKLGLGQSPEGWDTQRETELLLNLAIQYKRKLWRWGVRQNDWSGSLLVASGGQFGNLMTGLDTSVALRWGWNLPVGFSPEPAPPGVGIADGGFAPLDEGASSQSLEFDLSLGANWIAYSVIYDGSMLTSDDRKVERKPGIVSLGITTSYQIRNRFTLRVGLVFSSPLLENIHADVISNGSETRRDVSYGSIVIEIPL from the coding sequence ATGCTCGTGCGTACCGAGTTGCTGGTATTCGTCATGCTCTCTGGCGGGGTTGTCACTCCAGCGCAAGCTGAGGTCCATCAAGAAGCTGGTGAAGCAGGAGGATTTTGGAGGGTTGAAATCGGAAATGATGCCTTCCTCAAGGAGGACTCCAATTTTACGAGTGGGTTGAGCATCCAGTTTTTCGATGATTTGAGGGCAGCAGATGGCGAGAATTTCGGATCCGGAAATGCATTCAACTGGCCGCTGAGATGGGTTGCCGGGAGTCGGAAAAGTGGGTGGATCAGGGAAGGCTATGCTGTGGGTCAGTTGCTGGTGACGCCGGGGGATCTTCAGGCGGAGACCTGGGAGGAGGGGGAGTTACCTTATGGGAGCACGCTGACGCTTTCGAAGATCTGGCAGTTTTTCAACGAAGAAGAACAACGCGCTCTGCAATTAACGGCAGGTGTGCTTGGAGATGAGTCTGCAGGTGGACGCATTCAGGATTTCGTTCATTCGAAACTGGGTTTGGGACAAAGCCCTGAAGGTTGGGATACTCAGCGGGAGACGGAGTTACTGTTGAACCTGGCGATTCAATACAAACGAAAGTTGTGGCGTTGGGGAGTAAGGCAGAATGATTGGTCGGGGTCTTTGCTGGTCGCATCGGGCGGACAGTTTGGGAACTTGATGACAGGCTTGGATACAAGTGTCGCTTTGCGCTGGGGGTGGAATTTACCTGTCGGATTCTCACCCGAACCCGCTCCACCAGGTGTTGGCATTGCAGATGGAGGGTTTGCTCCATTGGATGAGGGAGCATCGAGTCAGTCGCTCGAATTCGATCTGTCGCTGGGTGCAAATTGGATTGCATACTCGGTCATCTATGATGGAAGCATGTTGACCAGTGATGATCGAAAGGTTGAGCGAAAGCCAGGGATAGTCAGTTTGGGGATCACGACTTCCTATCAGATTCGAAATCGCTTCACCTTGCGAGTCGGACTGGTATTCTCAAGTCCGCTGCTCGAAAACATTCATGCGGATGTGATTTCGAACGGGTCGGAAACCCGTAGGGATGTCTCATATGGATCGATTGTGATCGAGATCCCGTTGTAA
- a CDS encoding helix-turn-helix domain-containing protein, giving the protein MQRQNILNAARRAFRERGFHAATMSLIAEYAGVSQGLAYRYFKNKDAITEAIAIEEQKRLQIFVSGLKDFDAIIAAVVNHVKSLGTDEHDPQKDTILEIELNSEANRNPAIDAIIREWDSKDEALFKSCLTHCYAQQGRTLSDKEIEAKIFLIRVIFDGFAVRSRMVPEIMNDSLLSELERVFREIFEI; this is encoded by the coding sequence ATGCAGCGACAAAACATCCTGAATGCTGCGAGGAGGGCCTTTCGGGAGCGCGGCTTTCATGCGGCAACCATGAGCCTGATTGCCGAGTATGCCGGGGTGAGTCAGGGCTTGGCCTACCGCTATTTCAAGAATAAGGATGCCATTACTGAAGCCATCGCCATTGAGGAACAGAAACGGTTGCAAATCTTTGTGTCTGGGTTGAAGGACTTTGATGCGATTATCGCGGCAGTTGTGAATCACGTCAAATCACTGGGAACGGATGAGCATGATCCCCAAAAGGATACGATTCTTGAGATTGAGCTGAACTCGGAGGCGAACCGCAATCCCGCGATTGACGCCATCATTCGGGAATGGGATTCCAAGGATGAAGCGTTGTTCAAGTCGTGTTTGACTCACTGTTACGCGCAACAAGGGCGCACCCTTTCGGATAAGGAAATAGAGGCGAAAATCTTTCTTATCCGGGTGATTTTTGATGGATTTGCGGTTCGCTCCCGCATGGTTCCGGAAATCATGAATGATTCCCTGCTATCAGAACTCGAGCGGGTGTTTCGCGAGATTTTTGAGATCTGA
- a CDS encoding efflux transporter outer membrane subunit — protein sequence MHKAFIQWASLGATIILLSGCATLPPKSVESTTPVVSTQWQVPQGTSMHGGTDWENVVNWEAFYQHAGLKDLMEMALANNRDLRVSILNVERARAMYRIQRADQYPFFAVDGSLTRSGGGGGESVESYRVEVGLAQFEIDLFGRVKQLSREALHQYLATEEAQHTVRLTLLAEVADAYLDYVYNAEALALAEETLKNYQEQMGILQERIRFGTASSLEISQTRAVMEQAAASVANYKASMNTSLNALTLLVGQPLDLAGLGMTLDLAVTRAFQIPEGLPSELLLRRPDIRAAEWTLVAAEANLEAARLAFFPSIVLTGAVGSASGDLTDLFSSGTDVWSFVPRIRIPLFQGGRLIANRDASEASREMAVAQYERSIQQGFREVSDALTQRAESEQVLQANRNRLQALEEVLRISQVRFDAGSMDYYQLLEARRAYVDGKQSLLASVRQVERSNVSLYRSLGGGFTAEDINAEVAGIF from the coding sequence ATGCATAAGGCCTTTATTCAATGGGCATCGTTGGGAGCAACGATCATTTTACTAAGTGGTTGCGCTACGCTGCCGCCGAAATCAGTGGAATCGACCACTCCAGTTGTCTCAACGCAGTGGCAAGTTCCTCAGGGAACCTCCATGCACGGTGGCACAGATTGGGAAAACGTGGTCAATTGGGAAGCGTTTTACCAGCACGCGGGACTGAAAGACCTCATGGAGATGGCGTTGGCCAATAATCGGGATCTGCGGGTTTCCATTCTCAATGTGGAGCGAGCGCGGGCGATGTACCGCATCCAGCGTGCGGATCAATATCCGTTTTTCGCTGTGGATGGATCATTGACGCGATCCGGTGGAGGTGGTGGTGAATCCGTGGAATCGTACCGTGTAGAGGTGGGTCTTGCACAGTTCGAGATTGACCTGTTCGGACGTGTCAAACAACTGAGCCGGGAGGCACTGCACCAGTATCTCGCAACCGAAGAAGCACAGCATACGGTTCGGCTGACATTGCTGGCGGAAGTGGCGGATGCCTACCTTGACTACGTCTATAATGCGGAAGCACTGGCATTGGCAGAGGAGACTCTGAAGAACTATCAAGAACAAATGGGTATTCTGCAGGAACGAATCCGGTTTGGAACAGCATCGTCACTCGAAATCAGCCAGACGCGCGCTGTCATGGAGCAAGCTGCGGCCAGCGTGGCGAATTACAAGGCATCGATGAACACTTCGCTCAATGCCTTGACTCTGCTTGTCGGGCAACCGCTCGACCTTGCTGGGTTGGGGATGACGCTGGATCTGGCTGTGACACGTGCGTTTCAGATTCCCGAAGGTCTTCCCTCCGAATTGTTACTGCGGCGACCCGATATCCGGGCCGCAGAATGGACGCTGGTCGCTGCTGAGGCGAATTTGGAAGCAGCCCGACTGGCGTTTTTTCCCTCCATTGTTCTGACGGGGGCAGTCGGAAGTGCCAGTGGTGACCTCACGGATCTGTTCTCCAGTGGAACGGATGTCTGGAGCTTTGTGCCGCGCATCCGGATTCCACTTTTCCAGGGTGGGCGCCTGATTGCCAACCGGGACGCTTCCGAGGCGTCGCGTGAAATGGCGGTAGCCCAGTATGAACGTTCGATTCAACAGGGATTTCGGGAGGTTTCCGATGCCTTGACACAGCGGGCAGAAAGCGAGCAGGTGTTGCAGGCAAACCGCAATCGATTGCAGGCACTTGAAGAGGTCTTGCGGATATCGCAGGTTCGATTCGATGCGGGATCGATGGACTATTACCAGTTATTGGAAGCAAGGCGTGCCTATGTTGACGGCAAACAATCACTGCTTGCGTCTGTTCGACAGGTGGAGCGCAGCAATGTGTCGCTCTATCGCAGCCTGGGAGGCGGGTTTACTGCAGAGGACATAAATGCGGAGGTGGCAGGTATATTCTGA